A region from the Mycoplasmopsis phocirhinis genome encodes:
- the hrcA gene encoding heat-inducible transcriptional repressor HrcA: protein MSNFVLNPDKQFILKSVIDLYIETGQPVGSSTLVERFSIKFSSAKVRYIMNELEQLGYLEKTYSSSGRVPSIKGYKYYANYLVLHDSYSLREKIKDIFANRRTNVDETIKQACKVISDTIGLTLITSETNENSTLKSIQLVPLSVDMATIVLVTSFGEVSHKTINIDLTKSDMEDLRIAIRIFKERLINIPILKLRETADSLAPILATQIKNYESILESMVNKVFDFELQNKNVVYGKDKIVLVDEISRRDLSNILYLIENQSIWKTIEGDKTDEDATLKISVRDDHSSIITKKIEGNDNKIREISLIGSNRMNYHKSIAAIKLLEDLIIDKGEK from the coding sequence ATGAGTAATTTTGTTTTAAATCCAGACAAACAATTTATTTTAAAATCTGTAATTGATTTATATATCGAAACAGGGCAGCCTGTTGGCTCATCAACACTAGTTGAACGTTTTAGTATTAAATTTTCAAGTGCAAAAGTTCGCTATATTATGAATGAACTTGAACAATTAGGTTATTTAGAAAAAACATATAGCTCAAGCGGTAGAGTTCCATCGATAAAGGGTTATAAATACTATGCTAATTATTTAGTTTTACACGATTCGTACTCATTAAGAGAAAAAATTAAAGATATTTTTGCCAATCGCCGAACAAATGTTGATGAAACAATTAAACAAGCTTGTAAAGTTATTTCAGATACTATTGGCTTAACATTAATTACTAGTGAAACTAATGAAAATTCAACCCTGAAAAGTATTCAATTAGTACCATTAAGTGTTGATATGGCAACTATTGTTTTAGTTACATCTTTTGGCGAGGTTAGTCATAAAACAATTAATATTGATTTAACAAAAAGTGATATGGAAGATTTAAGGATCGCGATTCGTATTTTTAAAGAACGCTTAATTAATATACCGATTTTAAAATTAAGAGAAACAGCGGATAGTCTTGCCCCTATTTTAGCTACTCAAATAAAAAACTATGAATCCATTCTTGAAAGTATGGTTAATAAAGTTTTTGATTTTGAGTTGCAAAATAAAAATGTTGTCTATGGTAAAGATAAAATCGTTCTTGTAGACGAAATATCTCGCCGTGATCTTTCTAATATTTTGTATTTAATTGAAAATCAATCAATTTGAAAAACAATTGAAGGTGATAAAACTGATGAAGATGCCACCTTAAAAATCTCGGTGCGCGATGATCATAGTTCTATAATCACTAAAAAAATTGAGGGTAATGATAACAAAATTAGGGAAATAAGTTTAATTGGTTCAAATCGAATGAATTATCATAAATCAATCGCTGCAATTAAATTACTTGAAGATTTAATTATAGATAAAGGAGAAAAATAA
- the rpsD gene encoding 30S ribosomal protein S4, with protein sequence MRYTGPVFKKSRRYGFSILETGKEFSKGKKRTYAPGQHGNKRAKLSDYGLHLYEKQKVKFVYGLNEKQLRKLFEKATKLKGVLGTNLIQLLESRLDNLVYRAGFANTRRQARQLVAHNHFTLDGKKANIPSMIVKVGQKIALKEKSQKNVQITTNLAEKRTSSWLTLKEFEANFDRLPERSEVLPEIKENLVVEFYSK encoded by the coding sequence ATGAGATATACTGGTCCAGTTTTTAAAAAATCACGTCGCTACGGTTTTTCAATTTTAGAAACAGGTAAAGAATTTTCTAAAGGTAAAAAGAGAACCTATGCCCCTGGTCAACACGGGAATAAACGTGCTAAATTATCTGATTACGGACTTCACTTATACGAAAAACAAAAAGTTAAATTTGTTTATGGCTTAAATGAAAAACAATTAAGAAAATTATTTGAAAAGGCAACAAAACTTAAAGGTGTTTTGGGTACAAATTTAATTCAATTATTAGAGTCTCGTTTAGACAATTTAGTTTATAGAGCCGGTTTTGCTAATACAAGAAGACAAGCAAGACAATTAGTTGCTCACAACCACTTTACTCTAGACGGTAAAAAAGCAAACATTCCTTCAATGATTGTTAAAGTAGGTCAAAAAATTGCTCTAAAAGAAAAATCACAAAAAAATGTACAAATTACTACTAATTTAGCAGAAAAACGCACTTCAAGTTGGTTAACACTAAAAGAATTTGAAGCTAATTTTGATCGCTTACCTGAAAGAAGCGAAGTATTACCTGAAATAAAAGAAAACTTAGTTGTTGAGTTCTATTCAAAATAA
- a CDS encoding YitT family protein, which yields MNFQDKKNKKTEPLAVRKVNQKIREFKMGSYAYDFENPHEKEVMHKHKLQYILRTFYMFLVAILFNFGVIVFLQKSETIPSGLSGIPMLITLVWTKLKPYFAVLYLVSNIPLFLIFWRKTKLSFSLHTLEFMLFQIVINFLLTIGGENSVAAWSQKVFNIAPGWEQVIEVIDKNNGTKQLFENSITWPILANGLIGSVFVGVSISLAWKFGGSTGGTDIIAYYFSTKKQKSVSWMLSVFAIGSTIIFLIIFSFARRHLPTAKIIYLADGTQHYQMINQRVVIGMRELTTFVYIIVVNGLISVLYPKYKKVNVEISCGTSFARIIEYFKEIKYWHAYSIFTTQSGYTGEKVYKINTTMLLLETKNIIKDLRAIDQKVWISIKPTYQIHGSFNTHYVDQN from the coding sequence ATGAATTTTCAAGACAAAAAAAATAAAAAAACTGAACCACTTGCAGTGCGCAAAGTAAATCAAAAAATTAGGGAATTTAAAATGGGTTCGTATGCCTACGATTTTGAAAACCCACACGAAAAAGAAGTAATGCATAAACATAAATTACAGTATATTCTACGAACTTTTTATATGTTTTTAGTTGCAATTTTATTCAATTTTGGTGTAATTGTGTTTTTACAAAAATCTGAAACTATTCCATCTGGTCTTTCTGGTATACCGATGTTAATTACCCTAGTTTGAACTAAATTAAAACCATATTTTGCAGTATTATATTTGGTATCGAATATTCCCTTATTTTTAATTTTTTGACGTAAAACTAAATTATCCTTCAGTTTACATACATTAGAATTTATGCTTTTTCAAATTGTAATAAATTTTTTATTAACTATAGGTGGAGAAAATTCTGTTGCTGCGTGGTCACAAAAGGTATTTAATATCGCACCGGGTTGAGAACAAGTTATTGAGGTTATAGACAAAAATAATGGCACAAAACAATTATTTGAAAATTCGATTACATGACCAATTTTAGCGAATGGTTTAATTGGTTCGGTTTTTGTAGGAGTTTCAATTTCGCTTGCTTGAAAATTTGGTGGTTCAACAGGAGGTACTGATATCATTGCTTATTATTTTTCAACCAAAAAACAAAAAAGCGTGAGTTGAATGTTATCAGTATTTGCTATAGGCTCAACAATAATTTTTCTAATTATTTTTTCGTTTGCTCGCAGACATCTTCCAACTGCTAAAATAATATATTTAGCTGACGGTACTCAACATTATCAAATGATTAATCAACGAGTGGTTATTGGTATGCGTGAATTAACTACTTTTGTTTATATTATTGTTGTTAATGGTTTAATTTCAGTTTTATATCCAAAATATAAAAAAGTTAATGTTGAGATTTCATGTGGCACATCATTTGCGCGCATTATTGAATATTTTAAAGAAATTAAATACTGACATGCTTATTCAATTTTTACTACCCAAAGTGGTTATACGGGTGAAAAAGTTTATAAAATCAATACAACAATGTTGCTTTTAGAAACAAAAAATATTATTAAAGATTTAAGAGCAATTGACCAAAAAGTTTGAATTAGTATTAAGCCTACATACCAAATTCATGGAAGTTTTAATACTCATTATGTTGATCAAAACTAA
- the rplU gene encoding 50S ribosomal protein L21 produces the protein MFAIIETGGKQILVKEGQTIFIEKIAGEEGTKVKFDKVLLVGEKIGQPYLEKAYVEGEIQKQGKSKKIIVYRHNAKSTHKRKLGHRQPYTRVLINKIVG, from the coding sequence ATGTTCGCTATTATTGAAACTGGAGGCAAACAAATTTTAGTCAAAGAAGGACAAACTATCTTCATCGAAAAAATTGCCGGTGAAGAAGGGACAAAAGTTAAATTTGACAAGGTTTTATTGGTTGGTGAAAAAATTGGCCAACCATATCTTGAAAAAGCATATGTTGAAGGAGAAATCCAAAAACAAGGCAAAAGCAAAAAAATTATCGTTTACCGTCACAATGCCAAATCAACACACAAAAGAAAATTAGGACACCGTCAACCTTATACACGTGTTCTAATTAATAAAATTGTAGGATAA
- the gyrA gene encoding DNA gyrase subunit A, translating to MSNNKDNKNKLAIEKEENKSKFEDFDENIIPDEELFIAFKEEKIEQDIEDDEPSPQNKDDYVVQSQIIESPVDGLHPVEIDREMKNSFLEYAMSVIVSRALPDARDGLKPVHRRILYDMSELGITHSSQHRKSARIVGDVLGKYHPHGDSSVYEAMVRMAQEFSMRYPLVDGHGNFGSIDGDGAAAMRYTEARMSKVAFEMLDGIKKDTVDFVDNYDASEKEPVVLPSRFPNLLVTGGSGIAVGMATNIPPHNLGEAIDATIALAKNPQISIEELMKFLPGPDFPTGAIILGVKGIRDAYETGKGSITMRSVAKIEEFKNGKSRIIVSEIPYEIKKTAIIEKIAELVKDKVIEGISDLRDESNREGIRIVIDVKRNINPHILLNKLYRQTNLQVNYNVNFVALVNGEPKLLNIKQAIEVYLKHQEEVVTRRLKFDLEKAKDRLHILEGLRIAVENIDEVIRIIKSSKNDAEAQQRLANRFDLSERQTKAIVDMRLGRLTGLAIENMIEEMNQLIFEIERIESILADHGKLIQLIIDELSEIKNKYSDERRTLIDLELGSQITDEDLIPVRDIVITTSSKGYVKRIDLEEYKTQKRGGVGVTTMKTYDDDDIASLITCSTHTDLLLFSNLARVYRIRAHEIPELSKQSKGVPFINLVPTLNVKNNEKIVSILPINEYKENEYLFTATKFGIIKKTSLKEYQKINTGGKYAFNLREDDELVRALKVNDEALIMLANNHERVVKFFSSDFRPLSRTAYGVKGIDLDANEHVVSASSNLEGDIVLTIGSYGYGKLTSHEEFRLIKRGGKGVKGINTKLAGNIVFSRFVNTTDELLIITSSGTTIRTKISDISLVGRASKGVKLINLKNKETIQAVEIIKNEVDSL from the coding sequence ATGTCGAATAATAAAGATAATAAAAATAAATTAGCTATTGAAAAGGAAGAAAATAAATCTAAATTTGAAGATTTTGATGAAAACATAATACCAGACGAAGAATTATTTATAGCTTTTAAAGAAGAAAAGATTGAACAAGATATTGAAGATGATGAACCTAGTCCACAAAATAAAGATGACTATGTGGTTCAATCACAAATTATTGAATCTCCTGTTGATGGTTTACATCCTGTTGAAATTGATCGTGAAATGAAAAATTCATTTTTAGAGTATGCAATGAGTGTTATTGTGTCACGAGCGTTGCCTGATGCTAGAGATGGTTTAAAACCTGTACATAGAAGAATTCTTTATGATATGAGTGAATTAGGCATAACACATTCAAGTCAACATAGAAAAAGTGCCCGTATTGTAGGTGATGTTTTAGGTAAATACCATCCTCATGGTGATTCGTCAGTGTATGAAGCAATGGTGCGTATGGCACAAGAATTTTCTATGCGTTATCCTTTAGTCGATGGACACGGTAACTTTGGTTCTATCGATGGTGATGGTGCTGCTGCTATGCGTTATACAGAAGCTAGAATGAGCAAGGTTGCTTTTGAAATGTTGGACGGAATTAAAAAAGATACTGTTGATTTTGTAGATAATTATGACGCCAGTGAAAAAGAGCCAGTTGTTCTTCCTTCGCGTTTTCCTAATCTTCTTGTTACTGGTGGTTCAGGGATAGCGGTTGGAATGGCAACTAATATTCCACCACATAATTTAGGTGAAGCTATAGACGCAACAATTGCCCTAGCAAAAAACCCACAAATAAGCATTGAAGAATTGATGAAATTTTTACCAGGTCCTGATTTTCCGACTGGAGCAATAATTTTAGGTGTTAAAGGTATTAGGGACGCCTATGAAACGGGAAAAGGTTCAATCACAATGCGTTCGGTAGCAAAAATTGAAGAATTTAAAAACGGCAAATCTCGCATTATAGTTAGTGAAATCCCATATGAAATCAAAAAAACAGCAATTATTGAAAAAATTGCCGAATTGGTTAAAGATAAAGTAATTGAAGGTATTTCTGATTTACGCGATGAATCTAATCGCGAAGGTATCAGAATTGTAATTGATGTAAAACGCAATATAAATCCACATATTTTGTTAAATAAACTATATCGTCAAACTAATTTACAAGTAAATTACAATGTTAATTTTGTTGCTCTGGTTAATGGTGAACCAAAACTCTTAAATATTAAACAAGCTATTGAAGTTTATTTAAAACATCAAGAAGAAGTTGTTACAAGAAGACTTAAATTTGATTTAGAAAAAGCAAAAGATAGATTACATATTCTTGAGGGTTTAAGAATAGCTGTGGAAAATATTGATGAAGTGATTAGAATTATTAAATCATCAAAAAACGATGCAGAAGCTCAACAGCGTCTAGCTAATCGTTTTGATTTAAGCGAAAGACAAACTAAAGCGATAGTTGATATGCGTTTAGGTCGTTTAACTGGACTTGCTATTGAAAATATGATTGAAGAAATGAATCAATTAATTTTTGAAATTGAAAGAATTGAATCGATATTAGCTGATCATGGAAAATTAATTCAATTAATTATTGATGAATTAAGCGAAATTAAAAATAAATATTCTGATGAAAGAAGAACATTAATTGATTTAGAACTGGGTTCTCAAATAACTGACGAAGATTTAATTCCTGTACGCGATATTGTTATCACAACATCTTCAAAAGGTTATGTTAAAAGAATTGATTTAGAAGAGTATAAAACACAAAAACGTGGTGGTGTTGGTGTAACCACTATGAAAACATATGATGATGACGACATCGCCTCTTTAATTACATGTTCAACTCATACAGATTTATTATTATTTTCTAATTTGGCACGAGTTTATCGTATAAGAGCACACGAAATTCCAGAATTATCTAAACAATCTAAAGGTGTTCCGTTTATAAATTTAGTTCCTACTTTAAATGTAAAAAATAATGAAAAAATAGTTTCTATATTACCGATCAACGAATACAAAGAAAATGAGTATTTATTTACAGCCACAAAATTTGGTATTATTAAAAAAACTTCACTTAAAGAATATCAAAAAATAAATACTGGTGGCAAATACGCATTTAATTTACGTGAAGATGACGAACTTGTTAGAGCATTAAAAGTAAACGATGAAGCGTTAATAATGTTAGCCAATAATCATGAACGTGTTGTTAAGTTTTTCTCATCTGATTTTAGACCTTTATCAAGAACTGCTTACGGTGTAAAAGGTATTGATCTGGATGCAAATGAACATGTTGTTTCTGCTTCATCAAATTTAGAAGGTGATATTGTTTTAACAATTGGAAGTTATGGTTATGGTAAATTGACTAGTCATGAAGAATTTAGATTAATTAAACGTGGTGGTAAAGGGGTTAAAGGAATAAACACTAAACTTGCTGGTAATATTGTATTTTCGCGCTTTGTAAATACTACAGATGAATTGTTAATTATTACATCTTCGGGTACGACTATTCGAACTAAAATTTCTGATATTTCGCTTGTAGGAAGAGCAAGTAAAGGTGTTAAATTAATAAATTTAAAAAATAAAGAAACAATTCAAGCTGTAGAAATTATTAAAAATGAAGTTGATTCTTTATAA
- a CDS encoding MAG5620 family putative phospho-sugar mutase: MKSNSRSPKSDKDSLLIVNNSLIFQHKSEKNPLSKQSLVLLSSAIDTVLKPQSNILISLEGVSQNQYIKKIACFLQYQNHKIYEYDKHVSIPLMVDEFVLKNEAIDYLIKISISIQNQLIKIQIKDKNFDNLNSQTINEIKNIYQKKPFFNFDYNSRQFEQIEYKKYLDLLTSKEQILKPFLHIKQRYLSTHLLSYTMKTNADILEKLLINNESRKTFKTLRKPHSFKFLKFLALFTKRRLLKQNIKNIFHIEANSQLKVGLLLNNKYRFLSSNFLALIYLDFYLEEYKRSKFDISQFKILIPYTANYAVKDLLNQYHIQWEYFDENTYKKYKNDRNFVFAYTENYFMPNPQYSLEFNNYYFFACLEWMLNSYVNRNNLLNYKYNKLIETFGIVKTKHEEYKLQPKNIKYIASFIRNLYSGKKDKEWALMEVIEKWDNGKYYLFRVETIKKHEILIYYDYYKNKICVDLKMCMVYQYRSNYSFLDHFKLQFKIWKITNMLRKYVKKQKKSEKQQSKLKI, translated from the coding sequence ATGAAATCAAATTCACGATCGCCAAAATCAGATAAAGATTCACTATTAATTGTTAATAATTCATTAATTTTTCAACACAAAAGTGAAAAAAATCCGCTTTCAAAACAATCCTTAGTTTTGCTTTCTAGTGCTATTGATACAGTTTTAAAACCACAATCAAATATTTTAATTTCTCTAGAAGGAGTTAGTCAAAATCAATATATCAAAAAAATTGCTTGTTTTTTACAATACCAAAATCATAAAATATATGAGTATGATAAACATGTTTCAATACCACTAATGGTCGATGAATTTGTTTTAAAAAATGAAGCAATTGATTATTTAATTAAAATTAGCATTTCAATTCAAAATCAGTTAATTAAAATTCAAATTAAAGACAAAAATTTTGACAATCTTAACTCACAAACTATAAATGAAATAAAAAACATCTACCAAAAAAAACCGTTTTTTAACTTTGATTACAATTCCCGGCAATTTGAACAAATAGAATACAAAAAATATTTAGACTTATTAACTTCAAAAGAGCAAATTCTTAAACCATTTTTACACATAAAACAAAGATATTTATCTACTCATTTGCTTTCATACACAATGAAAACAAATGCAGATATTTTAGAAAAATTGCTTATTAATAACGAAAGTCGCAAAACATTCAAAACTCTTCGTAAACCACATAGTTTTAAATTTTTAAAATTTTTAGCGCTTTTTACTAAACGTAGACTGCTTAAGCAAAACATAAAAAACATTTTTCATATCGAAGCTAACTCACAATTAAAGGTTGGTTTATTACTAAATAATAAATATCGTTTTTTAAGTTCAAATTTTTTAGCACTCATATATTTAGATTTTTATCTTGAAGAATACAAGCGAAGTAAATTTGACATTTCTCAATTTAAAATTCTAATTCCTTATACTGCTAATTATGCGGTTAAAGATTTATTAAACCAATATCATATACAATGAGAATATTTCGATGAAAATACTTACAAAAAGTACAAAAACGATAGGAATTTTGTATTCGCCTATACAGAAAATTACTTTATGCCAAATCCACAATATTCGTTAGAATTTAACAATTATTATTTTTTCGCCTGTCTTGAATGAATGTTGAATTCGTATGTAAATAGAAACAATTTATTGAATTATAAATATAACAAATTAATTGAAACTTTTGGTATTGTTAAAACCAAGCATGAAGAATATAAATTACAGCCCAAAAATATTAAATACATAGCAAGTTTTATACGGAATTTATATAGTGGTAAAAAAGATAAAGAGTGAGCATTAATGGAAGTTATTGAAAAATGAGATAATGGAAAATATTATTTATTTCGTGTTGAAACAATTAAAAAGCACGAAATACTAATTTATTATGATTATTACAAAAATAAAATTTGTGTTGATTTAAAAATGTGTATGGTTTATCAATATCGTTCAAATTATTCTTTTTTAGACCATTTTAAGCTACAATTTAAAATTTGAAAAATCACAAATATGTTGCGTAAATATGTTAAAAAACAGAAAAAAAGCGAAAAACAACAAAGCAAACTTAAGATTTAA
- a CDS encoding nucleotide exchange factor GrpE, translating to MKNLELGSKIKVDVKVFNEGKIVKQLTKRNFLLTLGQNQIVAGLDEKIIEAGWKEKYTIPYLFQNTNDQQIDGKTLNIEIFNLTFKKRFSKKENKEQLKISNLTAQIAELSKINSQLKQKFEVLEDINNDLKEKIRELSNKIAENKRITVPDEEVKKIKQYALQKFFEEFSSPYSTLKAAINSGINLDDVNVKTYVKGFEMVLGMVENVFTTHGLKIIKPNVGDIFDPNLQKAIDFVIDNDRETNTIVKVSSDTYMLFDRVIKPAVVVLSKKEQSNI from the coding sequence ATGAAAAATTTAGAATTAGGTTCAAAAATTAAAGTTGATGTTAAAGTTTTTAATGAGGGAAAAATTGTTAAACAATTGACAAAACGAAATTTTTTGCTAACTTTAGGACAAAATCAAATAGTTGCTGGCCTTGATGAAAAAATTATTGAAGCAGGCTGAAAAGAAAAATACACTATTCCGTACTTATTTCAAAACACTAATGATCAACAAATAGATGGCAAAACATTAAACATAGAAATTTTTAACTTAACTTTTAAAAAACGCTTTTCAAAAAAAGAAAATAAAGAACAACTAAAAATATCTAATTTAACGGCCCAAATTGCTGAATTAAGTAAAATAAATTCACAATTAAAGCAAAAATTTGAAGTTTTAGAAGACATAAATAACGATTTAAAAGAAAAAATCCGTGAATTAAGTAATAAAATTGCCGAAAATAAAAGAATTACTGTACCAGATGAAGAAGTTAAAAAAATCAAACAATATGCTTTGCAAAAATTTTTCGAAGAATTTAGTAGTCCTTATTCAACTTTAAAAGCAGCGATTAATTCAGGCATTAATCTTGATGATGTTAATGTTAAAACTTATGTTAAAGGTTTTGAAATGGTTTTAGGAATGGTCGAAAATGTTTTTACAACACACGGACTAAAAATAATAAAACCAAATGTTGGAGATATTTTTGATCCAAATTTACAAAAGGCTATTGATTTTGTTATTGATAACGATAGGGAAACAAACACTATTGTAAAAGTTAGTTCAGATACATATATGCTTTTTGATAGAGTTATTAAACCTGCTGTTGTTGTTTTAAGTAAAAAAGAACAATCTAATATTTAG
- a CDS encoding large conductance mechanosensitive channel protein MscL has translation MKKNNNHINKFKTASKDAWSLVKKSNMLMLAIGLLIGTSFNTVVRSLANDVILPPIAKLFGFNQLEKWTIGGNVLIGKFLAALLAFIIVTIVIYLALMIIFMIKATIDFRKLLNLQQKPKPEPEPTTEELILAELKKMNENFEKKES, from the coding sequence ATGAAAAAAAATAACAATCACATAAACAAATTTAAAACAGCTAGTAAAGATGCCTGAAGTTTAGTTAAAAAGAGCAACATGTTAATGCTTGCAATTGGTCTTTTGATTGGAACTTCGTTTAATACAGTTGTGCGTTCATTAGCAAATGATGTTATTTTGCCACCAATTGCTAAATTATTTGGTTTTAATCAACTTGAAAAATGAACTATCGGTGGCAATGTTTTAATTGGTAAATTTTTAGCAGCATTATTAGCTTTTATCATTGTTACTATTGTTATTTATTTAGCATTAATGATAATTTTTATGATTAAAGCAACAATTGATTTTCGCAAATTATTGAATTTACAACAAAAACCAAAACCAGAACCTGAGCCAACAACCGAAGAATTGATTTTAGCTGAACTAAAAAAAATGAATGAAAATTTTGAAAAAAAAGAAAGTTAA
- the rpmA gene encoding 50S ribosomal protein L27, with translation MAHTKAGGSTKNGRDSRGQRLGIKLGDGQFCTAGSIIFRQRGTKIFPGTNAGIGKDDTIYALITGYVKFEKRRNRTYASVYEERVVTPKNK, from the coding sequence ATGGCACACACGAAAGCTGGTGGTTCCACTAAAAACGGTCGTGATAGTCGCGGCCAAAGACTTGGTATTAAATTAGGTGATGGTCAATTCTGTACAGCAGGTTCAATTATTTTCCGTCAAAGAGGAACAAAAATTTTTCCTGGCACAAATGCCGGAATTGGTAAAGACGATACAATTTATGCTTTAATTACAGGATACGTTAAATTTGAAAAACGTAGAAACCGTACATATGCCTCAGTATATGAAGAGAGAGTTGTAACTCCAAAAAACAAATAA
- a CDS encoding DNA-processing protein DprA — protein sequence MNELLVYFSYINRGDNYKIFKDLVNKKRVGESHIQQVLNNLKKEQINFITVFDDQYPKALKMLKYAPYVIYYKGNLDILNKNLICLTADIKNSNITKFIDKSIENFNKNFSLITTDFSEIDREISKYFRQNNNYIVHVLASGHSFLNSSIDIKNELYISQYPPQVNPKLQRFKERNVITAAIAKYLVIYGSKQGSGIINLATYFNDFGKNVYCYPSLNLEDGNNFLLKNGANLITHVADVINY from the coding sequence ATGAATGAGTTATTAGTTTATTTTTCATATATTAATCGTGGCGATAATTATAAAATATTTAAAGATTTAGTTAATAAAAAACGCGTTGGAGAATCACATATCCAACAAGTATTAAACAATTTAAAAAAAGAGCAAATTAATTTTATTACTGTCTTTGATGATCAATACCCAAAAGCATTAAAAATGTTAAAATATGCTCCATATGTAATTTATTACAAAGGAAATTTAGATATTTTAAATAAAAATTTAATTTGTTTAACAGCAGACATAAAAAATTCAAACATAACTAAATTTATTGATAAAAGCATAGAAAATTTTAACAAAAATTTTAGTTTAATAACCACTGATTTTAGCGAAATAGATCGTGAAATAAGCAAGTATTTTCGTCAAAACAATAACTATATTGTGCATGTTTTAGCAAGTGGACATTCATTCTTAAATTCAAGCATTGACATTAAAAATGAATTATATATAAGTCAATATCCTCCACAAGTTAATCCTAAATTACAAAGATTTAAAGAAAGAAATGTTATAACAGCAGCAATTGCTAAATATTTAGTTATATATGGTTCAAAACAAGGTTCTGGAATAATAAATTTAGCGACATATTTTAATGATTTTGGTAAAAATGTTTATTGTTATCCAAGTTTAAATTTAGAAGATGGCAATAATTTTTTACTTAAAAATGGTGCAAATTTAATCACTCATGTAGCTGATGTGATAAATTATTAA
- the rpmE gene encoding 50S ribosomal protein L31, with protein sequence MKKDIHPKYNNVKVTCSTCNTEFEFGTTKSAISVDVCSGCHVAYTGDRAKTKATGMIDRFNQRLAKSGKK encoded by the coding sequence ATGAAAAAAGATATTCATCCAAAATATAATAATGTTAAAGTTACATGTTCAACATGCAATACAGAGTTTGAATTTGGCACAACAAAATCAGCCATTTCAGTCGATGTGTGTTCAGGTTGCCACGTAGCTTACACAGGTGATAGAGCAAAAACTAAAGCAACAGGTATGATTGATAGATTTAATCAACGTCTTGCTAAATCAGGTAAAAAATAA